GCCGCTGTTTTTTTACCAACCATTTTAAAGTAAAGATTTAAAGAAACATTATTGTATCTATGCTTTTTAATATATTCTTCTTCTCTACCTGCTTGTTCAAAAAGAATGTCTAATCTTTCTCCTTCAATAGTTTCCTTTATAGCATTCCGTATTATTTTCCTTATTTCAAGAGAATTAGGACATTCATCCACTATTTCATCTAATACTTCTCTATAAAACATTCCAGCTAAAATAGCCATAACATCTGAATACTTTGCTCTAACAGTTAATTTTCCCCTTCTTAACTCTCCATGATCAATTATATCATCCATTATTAAAGAGTAATTATGTATAAGTTCTATTAATGCAGCTGGTTTTAAAGCTGTTGAAATGTTGCCTCCAGCTGCTTCACAACTTAAAATTGTTAAAGCTGCTCTAATTCTTTTTCCACCGGCTAAAATTTGATGTTTCAAAACAGGTATAAACTTTGGATCTGCTCCCTTTTCAATATAGCTCAACATTATTGGGTCAACTTGACGCCCTAGAGAGATTAAATATTCAAATTCACTCATAATTTTCCCCTTTAAAAGTAAGAGGTTTTTTATTTTATAAAGCTTTTCATCATTTTCCTTGAATTAATGAAAAAATTAAATTGAAAAGGGAAAAAATTTATATATGAGTGTTTCCTTAAGCTACATATAGGTGTGATTTAAAATGTCTGAAAAAAATGTTTGGATAGTTGAATATGATATTCCAGTTGAACCTGCTTCAAAAAGAAGAGCTTTTTATAGAGCAGTTCATAGAGAATTAGACGCAAAAAAAATAAAGTGGAAGTGGACAGGAAGAAGCGTTATAGTAACGCCAAATAAAGATTTGGCTCAAATAATTCATAATTTAGCTAAACAATACGGGAAATCTCATTTATATAAGGCTGTTAAAGTTTAATCTACTTCTTGAAGAACTCTATAAACTTGGGCTTTTCCCCCATTTTTTATTACAATTTTTTTAAGATTTAAGGCGACATCTTTATCTTTAACTTTAATCACATTATTAGTGCTTTTTTCAGCTTTAGCCTCAGCAATAGCTTTCCTTAAATTTCTATAGAATTTAATTCTTTTAGCTTGTTCTTCAACCTTAGGAGCGGAATATATCACCAAAAACATTTATAGCATCACACCTCCTTCTAAAAAGGAGATATGCAACACATATTAATAAATTTTTAGAATTATTTTTTTAAACTGAGGTTTTTAACAACGTGAAAAAGAAGTTTACTTCACATGCTTTCAAGAATTAAACGCCATTTCGCAAGATTTTTTAAAACATGCAACTGTTCTTTATCACCTAACTTAGCTTTAGTCACTGTTTCCTCTAAAAACTTTATAGCTTCATCCATAGCTTTTTTATCTATTGGAAATGGAACTCCATCTTTACCGCCAAAAGCAAAAGAATATTTTACAGGATCTTTCCAACTTAGTGAAGCCCCAAAAACAAGTTCTGAAATTAAAGCTAAACTTCTAACGGTTGATGGGCCAACTCCTGGAATAGCTAGAAACTCTTCATAATTTTGAGGTTCAAGTTTCCAAGCTTTCTCTAGAATTTTCCAATCAACTTTTTTAAGCTTTAAAGAGCAAACATTATAATAGCTACTGTTATTACTTAATTTAAACTCTTTTTTAGCTTGAGAACACCAATCTATTAAAAGTTTTTGATTATTTAGAGAAGCGTAAATCCGCTTTAATTTATTAACACCTTCATTAATTAATTCAATTGAAATTTTCCTAGCTTCCTCACTTTGCTTCGCAGTCATATTTAATACTTTATTATGAATTTTATCACTTATAATTCCTTGATGAGGTTCAACAACAAAGTTTTTAACACTACTTGAGAGCCAATGGTATCTTCTAGCAGTTTTAAATTCAGGATTCATACCCTGTTGTACTACAGCCCAATCTCCTTCATTAGAAATAAAAATTGAGTGATGATATAGTTGATAACCAGCTTGAATAGCTGCAGTATCTACTTTAGCAGCCATTCTACTTGCATATTTTATCTCCTCTATTTTACTACTAGAAAAATTAAATAATTTACCTAACTCATCTATTTCTACAGGAGTTAAAATAGAATTTTTCCCTTTTCCACCTGCAACTTTAATTCCAACATTAATTTCTTTTAAAGCTTGTTTTAAAACACCACAAGTAACAGTGGTTGAGCCGCTGCTATCCCAATCGAAACCTAAAACATTTGAGAATGCTTGAAAAAATATTGGATTGGATAACCTATTCAAAACTTCTTTACATCCATATTCATCAACCATTATTAAAAGTAAGTTTCGCGCTAATTTAATCATTTTATTAATTAACCATTCAGGAGCAGCCCCAAAATGAAGCTTCAGTTCAGCAAACCCTACTTTATTCAATGGATTCTTCAACCATAAAAATTATTTTTCTTACTTTTTATTAAATGAGAGAAATCTAGTGCAGGAAATTGAGTAACCATTTAAAAAGGCTGTTAAATTTTCAGGTTTAGTTAAATTTATTATTATTGATTCTATCCCTTTTTTAGCTAAATTTAAGCATTCTACAAGTTTTCCTTTCATTCCTCCAGTTACATCAGCAACTTCAAGTTGTTTAACCATATTCATAATGTTTTTAAAGTTTCTTGAATTTATAATTGGGATTAATTTCGCTTGAGGATCCTTTTTTGGATCTGCTGTAAAGACTCCATCTACATCACAACCAAAAATTACTTTATCAGCTTTAACTTTTGGAGCTAATTTAGCAATTATTTGATCTCCAGACACTATTGAAAAACCTAAAACTTCATCAAATACTATATCTCCATGCAAAACAGGTATAAAATTTAATTTTAAAGCATTTAATAAAGGTTTAATATTAATTTGTTTAATTCTTCCATTTACAGCTGTTATAAATGTTAAAGGTTGAAAAGATAAAGCTAAAGCATTATACTTAATTAGATTATCAACAATCATTTTATTCAAAAAATGAAGACTTGTTTTTGTTTCTATAAAACCTTTAAGCTGCTTCTTATTTTTAAAACCTAAATGTAACCCATATTTTTTAGCTATGGGATGACCGAAAGATCCTGCTCCATGAACAATGATTAATTTACGGTTTATTTTAGCTATTTCTTTGGAAATACCATCTATAATATCTTTTCTAGCTGAAAAATCCTCATTTTTATTTGTAATTAAGGAGCCGCCTAACTTTATTATTAATGGTTCCTCTTTCAAAAATTTTCACAAAATCAATTTTAAATTATTTCTTCTTTAAAACTCTTTCTTTAAAATTTTTAAATAAACAAAAATGCTATTTAGTTTTTTAAAAAATAAGTTAAACTTTCTTGAAATACTCTTAAAACTAAACATTGTAAATCTCCATTTTAGTGAAATAAATCATGTTTAGAATAGAGAATGTGGTTGCTTCAGCTTGGTTAGCTCAACCTTTAGATTTAACAGTTCTTTCAAAAGTTTTAAATTCTAATTATTTGCCTGAACGTTTTCCAGGGTTAATATATAGGGATAAAAGTTTTAAAGCTACGCTTATGATTTTTAACTCTGGAAAAATAGTGTGTACAGGAGCTAAATCAGAAAACAAAGCTAAAAAAGCTATTTTACGTTTAATTAATGAATTAAAAAATAGTGGAGTAGTAATTTTAAACCCTGTTAAAATTGAAATAGAAAATATAGTTGCTGTAAGTGAATTAAATATTAAATTAAACTTGGAAAAAATAGCTGAAAAATTGAAAGGCGCCATTTATGAGCCTGATCAATTTCCAGCTTTAATTTATAAAATTGAAGATTTATGCATAGCATTAATTTTTTCTAATGGAAAAATCATTTATGTAGGCGGTAAAAAAGAGGAGTTTATTAAAAAGGCTTTAGAAAAACTGGAAGAGTTAATAAAGAGTTTAAGCCGATTCAGTTAAGTAAACCCCAGTTATAACTAAAAAGGCACCTATTAATGTTACTTTAGTAATCGGTTCTTTCAGTAAAAAATATTCAAAAATCATTGTTGGAATAGGTATAATATAAAGAATTGCTCCAACTTTAGTTAATTCACTTTTCATTAAGATTTCATTCCATAAAAAATAAGCTAAAGCTGAGCTTAAAAAAGCTAAATAGAAGACACTTAACCAACCAATTTTTGAAGCGTTAAAAATAGTTTTAATAGGGTTTTCTAAAATAAATGCCATTGGGAATAAATGTACGGTTCCAAGTAAAAAAGCAACTAAGGTTATTGTTAAACTTGAATTAAACTGTAAAACTTTCTTAGATACTACTGAGTAAATTGCCCAGCATAATGCAGCTCCAAGCATTAAAGTTCCTCCTAAAAATTGATTTGAGTAAAACTCTATATTTCTCCAGCCGTTTGAAACAAGGATTGAAACACCTATAAAAGCTATTAAAATTCCTAAAACTTTTCTTTTATTTAATTTTTCATTAAGAAATGCTGCTGAAAGTAAAGCCATAAAAATTGTTGTTGAATTTATCATTATGGAGCCTATAGTTGCAGAAATAAATTTTAAAGAGTAAAATTGAAAAATA
This is a stretch of genomic DNA from Candidatus Bathyarchaeota archaeon. It encodes these proteins:
- a CDS encoding TATA-box-binding protein, with translation MFRIENVVASAWLAQPLDLTVLSKVLNSNYLPERFPGLIYRDKSFKATLMIFNSGKIVCTGAKSENKAKKAILRLINELKNSGVVILNPVKIEIENIVAVSELNIKLNLEKIAEKLKGAIYEPDQFPALIYKIEDLCIALIFSNGKIIYVGGKKEEFIKKALEKLEELIKSLSRFS
- a CDS encoding DUF763 domain-containing protein gives rise to the protein MNKVGFAELKLHFGAAPEWLINKMIKLARNLLLIMVDEYGCKEVLNRLSNPIFFQAFSNVLGFDWDSSGSTTVTCGVLKQALKEINVGIKVAGGKGKNSILTPVEIDELGKLFNFSSSKIEEIKYASRMAAKVDTAAIQAGYQLYHHSIFISNEGDWAVVQQGMNPEFKTARRYHWLSSSVKNFVVEPHQGIISDKIHNKVLNMTAKQSEEARKISIELINEGVNKLKRIYASLNNQKLLIDWCSQAKKEFKLSNNSSYYNVCSLKLKKVDWKILEKAWKLEPQNYEEFLAIPGVGPSTVRSLALISELVFGASLSWKDPVKYSFAFGGKDGVPFPIDKKAMDEAIKFLEETVTKAKLGDKEQLHVLKNLAKWRLILESM
- a CDS encoding DMT family transporter → MNLRYFLACLLIVLIWAGSFIFIRIGLNEFLPITLAFLRFAAASIFLSLFYLFFNQPGKSKKLNLKTNFLKLNILALTGVSLLYIFQFYSLKFISATIGSIMINSTTIFMALLSAAFLNEKLNKRKVLGILIAFIGVSILVSNGWRNIEFYSNQFLGGTLMLGAALCWAIYSVVSKKVLQFNSSLTITLVAFLLGTVHLFPMAFILENPIKTIFNASKIGWLSVFYLAFLSSALAYFLWNEILMKSELTKVGAILYIIPIPTMIFEYFLLKEPITKVTLIGAFLVITGVYLTESA
- a CDS encoding isopentenyl phosphate kinase family protein yields the protein MKEEPLIIKLGGSLITNKNEDFSARKDIIDGISKEIAKINRKLIIVHGAGSFGHPIAKKYGLHLGFKNKKQLKGFIETKTSLHFLNKMIVDNLIKYNALALSFQPLTFITAVNGRIKQINIKPLLNALKLNFIPVLHGDIVFDEVLGFSIVSGDQIIAKLAPKVKADKVIFGCDVDGVFTADPKKDPQAKLIPIINSRNFKNIMNMVKQLEVADVTGGMKGKLVECLNLAKKGIESIIINLTKPENLTAFLNGYSISCTRFLSFNKK
- a CDS encoding polyprenyl synthetase family protein yields the protein MSEFEYLISLGRQVDPIMLSYIEKGADPKFIPVLKHQILAGGKRIRAALTILSCEAAGGNISTALKPAALIELIHNYSLIMDDIIDHGELRRGKLTVRAKYSDVMAILAGMFYREVLDEIVDECPNSLEIRKIIRNAIKETIEGERLDILFEQAGREEEYIKKHRYNNVSLNLYFKMVGKKTAALIKAACISGGLAAEASNEIIEALSVFGWNTGLTFQIVDDILDIYGEKTGKEKGKDIIEHKLGNIAIIFSLKELNKKEKHNLLSILRKPKVSKVDLNKALKLIGKTKAKEKAYNLGQKFIEEGKKALLNLQDSEAKSKLLSLADFILNRAY